GTTCGACCCGAACACCTCTTGGTTTCGGGACCCCAAGAACTTCACGCCCGCGCTGCTGCGCCACGAGCAGATGCACTTCGACCTGACGGAAGTGTACGCCCGCATCATGCGGCAGAAGCTGGTGGCCTTTCAGGCCAAAGTAGATTGCACCAAGCTGCAGCCGGCCTTCAACAACTTCACCAAGAGCGTGTACGCCGAGTGGGACCGGGAGCAAAACCGCTACGACGTGGAAACCAACCACGGCCTGAATGCCGCGAAGCAGGCATACTGGGAAAAGCAAACCCAAACCAAGCTGGCTCAACTGCAGGCTTTTGCGGCCCAGGAATAGCTTTTGGATATAAGCCGTTTGGGCGCCTTGCGCTACATTCGTCCATGCCCGACGCTACTTTAACCTGGACTGAATTTGAGCGCGTGGACCTGCGCGTGGGTACCATTCGCGAGGCCCACCCGTTTCCCGAGGCCCGCCGGCCCGCGTACCAGTTGCTGATTGATTTCGGCCCGGAGATTGGGCTGAAAAAATCCAGTGCCCAAATCACGCACCACTACACGTTGGAGGCCCTCGTGGGCCGCCAAGTGGTGGCGGTGGTCAACTTTCCGCCCAAGCAAATCGGCAAATTCCGCTCCGAGGTACTGGTAACCGGCTTTGCCGATGCCGACGGCCACATTGTGCTGGCCGACGTGGCCGGACCGGTGCCGAATGGCAGCCGGCTTATTTAGCCGGCTGGTTGTGCTGCGGCTCCTTGCTGTAGGCGGCACTGGCCGGGTCGAGCTTCTTTTCGCGCCGGCCCAGCGTATCAATCACGGCCTTGTAGATGTCGTCGAGGTCCTTGCCGTGGAT
This region of Hymenobacter sedentarius genomic DNA includes:
- a CDS encoding DUF922 domain-containing protein, with amino-acid sequence MLSFLTSFLAAATLFQGPAAKPAQAAPAAAKPAAAPIAWSANRPLTVADFLSRPKPYERLAALTTTDIKAGAACRDFVFTGTVQATFDPNTSWFRDPKNFTPALLRHEQMHFDLTEVYARIMRQKLVAFQAKVDCTKLQPAFNNFTKSVYAEWDREQNRYDVETNHGLNAAKQAYWEKQTQTKLAQLQAFAAQE
- a CDS encoding tRNA-binding protein, with product MPDATLTWTEFERVDLRVGTIREAHPFPEARRPAYQLLIDFGPEIGLKKSSAQITHHYTLEALVGRQVVAVVNFPPKQIGKFRSEVLVTGFADADGHIVLADVAGPVPNGSRLI